In Deltaproteobacteria bacterium, the sequence TTCTCTCCTCGGCGAGGGATCGTGAGTCTACCGTGCAAACCGGCCCCCGTGAACCGACGCCATCGCGTTGACAGCGCTAGCGGGCCGACCCAACCTTGGGCGCGAGGAGCGCTGACTGGTCACGAAGGTGCACATGACCCGCGAGGGGCACGAGATGCTGTCGGAGGAGCTCCGGCGGCTGAAAGGCGTGGAGCGTCCTGCGATCTCGGACGCGATCCGGCGCGCCAGGGAGCACGGCGACATCTCCGAGAACGCGGAGTACGACGCGGCCAAGGACAAGCAGGGCATGATCGAAGCGCGAATCCGCCAGATCGAGGACCGGCTCGCGCGCGCCGAGGTCGTGGACGTCTCGGGCCAGCCGCCCGACCGGGTTCGATTCGGGACGACCGTCGTGCTCGAGGATCTAGACTCAGGAGACGAGCTGACCTATCGGATCGTCGGCGAGGACGAGGCCGACATCTCGAAGGGCCTGCTCTCGGTGACCAGCCCCGTGGCCCGGGCGTTGATCGGAAAACAGGTGGAAGACCAGGTGCAAGTCGTGGTGCCCAAGGGAAAGCGCTCCTACGAGATCCGCGAGATCCGCTTCTCGTGACGAAGCCCCTCGAACGGAGCAAGCTCGTGATCGTCGGCAGCGGGCCTGCGGGCTACACCGCCGCGATCTACGCCGCCCGCGCCGAGCTCGCGCCGCTGGTGGTCGGCGGCGCCGCCTTCGGCGGCCAGCTCATGATCACGACCGAGGTCGAGAACTACCCCGGCTTTCCCGAAGGCGTGCCCGGCCCGGAGCTGATGGAGCGGCTCCAGAAGCAGGCCGAGCGCTTCGGCGCGCGCGTGCTCTTCGAGGACGCGACCGCGATCGACTTCTCGCGGCGACCGTTCGGCGTCGAGACGGATTCGCGGCGGTTCGAAGCGGAGAGCGTGATCGTGGCGACGGGCGCGTCGGCGCGCTGGCTGGGTCTGGAGTCCGAGGCGAAGTACCTGAACCGCGGCGTCTCGGCGTGCGCGACCTGCGACGGCGCCCTCTACCGCGGCAAGGCGATCGCCGTCGTCGGCGGCGGCGACACCGCGATGGAGGAAGCCCTCTTCCTCACGCGCTTCGCCACGGTCGTGCACGTGATCCATCGCCGCGACGAGCTGCGCGCCAGCCGCATCATGCAGGAGCGCGCGCGCCGCAACGAGAAGATCCGCTTCGTCTTCGACACCGAGATCGCGGAGGTGCTCGGCGACGAACAGGCGGTGACGGGTCTCGCGCTGCGCAACGTGCGAAGCGGGGAGACCTCGCGGCTCGACGTCGGGGCGGTCTTCGTGGCGATCGGACACCAGCCCAACACCCAGCTGTTTCACGGCATCCTCGACATGGATGCCGCGGGCTACCTGCGCGTGCAGTCGGGCTCGTCGCGTACGAACATCCCGGGCGTCTT encodes:
- the greA gene encoding transcription elongation factor GreA → MVTKVHMTREGHEMLSEELRRLKGVERPAISDAIRRAREHGDISENAEYDAAKDKQGMIEARIRQIEDRLARAEVVDVSGQPPDRVRFGTTVVLEDLDSGDELTYRIVGEDEADISKGLLSVTSPVARALIGKQVEDQVQVVVPKGKRSYEIREIRFS
- the trxB gene encoding thioredoxin-disulfide reductase; protein product: MTKPLERSKLVIVGSGPAGYTAAIYAARAELAPLVVGGAAFGGQLMITTEVENYPGFPEGVPGPELMERLQKQAERFGARVLFEDATAIDFSRRPFGVETDSRRFEAESVIVATGASARWLGLESEAKYLNRGVSACATCDGALYRGKAIAVVGGGDTAMEEALFLTRFATVVHVIHRRDELRASRIMQERARRNEKIRFVFDTEIAEVLGDEQAVTGLALRNVRSGETSRLDVGAVFVAIGHQPNTQLFHGILDMDAAGYLRVQSGSSRTNIPGVFACGDAMDPHYRQAVTAAGTGCMAALDAERWLAANE